The following coding sequences are from one Lycium ferocissimum isolate CSIRO_LF1 chromosome 3, AGI_CSIRO_Lferr_CH_V1, whole genome shotgun sequence window:
- the LOC132050320 gene encoding serine carboxypeptidase-like produces the protein MASSVSFLFLALVLLLFLSHPSLSLSNNDDDFVLSSTKFPVPMAEKLIKQLNLFPKHDVNKAGKSVAASTEQNLFEKRFNLSYLGNSGASVQDLGHHAGYYRLPHTKDARMFYFFFESRSSQKDPVVIWLTGGPGCSSELAVFYENGPFNIADNMSLAWNDYGWDKVSNLIYVDQPTGTGFSYTSDDDDIRHDERGVSNDLYDFLQAFFKAHPQYVKNDFYITGESYAGHYIPAFASRVHQGNKNNEGIQINLKGFAIGNGLTNPEIQYKAYTDYALDMRLIKQSDYNVIDKSYPKCQQAIRLCGTDGGSACMAAYLVCTSIFNKIMNVVGNKNYYDVRKTCDGDLCYDFSNMENLLNDEQVKHALGVGDIEFVSCSSTVYQAMQLDWMRNLEAGIPPLLEDGIKLLVYAGEYDLICNWLGNSRWVHAMEWSGQKDFGAARSIPFTVDSEEKGIQKNHGPLTFLRVHDAGHMVPMDQPKAALEMLQRWMQGKLSKEGHFAHM, from the exons ATGGCATCCTCggtctcttttctctttctcgCTTTAGTACTTCTCCTTTTTCTCTCTCATCCTTCTCTATCTTTGtccaataatgatgatgattttgtccTATCATCAACTAAATTCCCTGTACCAATGGCAGAAAAACTCATCAAACAGCTTAACTTGTTTCCTAAACATGATGTCAACAAGGCAGGGAAATCTGTAGCAGCCAGTACTGAGCAAAATCTCTTTGAGAAGAGATTTAATTTATCTTACCTTGGTAATTCTGGAGCAAGTGTTCAAGATTTGGGTCATCATGCTGGTTATTATCGTCTTCCACACACTAAAGATGCAAG GatgttttatttcttctttGAATCAAGAAGCAGCCAAAAAGATCCAGTTGTTATATGGCTAACAGGAGGGCCAGGATGTAGCAGTGAATTGGCTGTGTTTTATGAAAATGGACCTTTCAATATAGCAGACAATATGTCACTTGCCTGGAATGATTACGGCTGGGACAAg GTCTCAAACTTAATATACGTTGATCAACCAACTGGAACTGGTTTCAGTTATACttctgatgatgatgatattcgTCACGATGAAAGGGGTGTAAGCAATGATCTTTATGACTTCTTGCAG GCCTTCTTCAAGGCACATCCTCAGTATGTAAAGAATGATTTCTACATCACTGGAGAATCATATGCTGGGCATTACATTCCTGCATTTGCTTCTCGGGTTCATCAAGGTAACAAGAACAACGAAGGAATTCAAATAAACCTTAAG GGATTTGCCATTGGTAATGGACTCACTAATCCGGAAATTCAGTACAAAGCCTACACTGACTATGCATTGGATATGAGATTGATCAAACAATCTGACTACAATGTTATAgacaaatcatatccaaaatgTCAACAGGCAATTAGGCTTTGTG GAACTGATGGTGGAAGTGCTTGCATGGCTGCATATCTTGTTTGCACTAGCATCTTCAACAAgataatgaatgttgtgggTAACAAAAAT TACTATGATGTAAGAAAGACTTGTGATGGTGATCTCTGCTATGACTTCTCCAACATGGAAAATCTCCTCAATGATGAACAAGTTAAACATGCCCTTGGTGTCGGGGATATTGAATTCGTCTCTTGCAGTTCTACAGTTTACCAGGCAATGCAGTTGGATTGGATGAGGAATCTTGAAGCTGGTATTCCTCCACTCCTTGAGGACGGAATCAAGCTACTTGTCTACGCAGGGGAATATGACCTTATCTGCAACTGGCTAG GGAACTCGAGATGGGTGCACGCAATGGAATGGTCGGGGCAGAAAGATTTTGGGGCAGCACGATCCATTCCTTTTACAGTAGATAGTGAAGAGAAAGGAATTCAAAAGAACCATGGGCCTCTAACATTCCTCAGGGTCCATGATGCAGGTCACATGGTTCCAATGGATCAACCTAAAGCAGCACTTGAAATGCTCCAGAGGTGGATGCAAGGGAAATTGTCTAAGGAAGGTCACTTTGCTCATATGTAA